A window of Nocardia arthritidis genomic DNA:
GGAAATCAGCGAATCGGGCGACGGACCGCCCGCTGGTTCCTGGAACCGGATGCCGACGCAGAGCACGACGCGGCGGACACCCCGGTCGCAGTCAACGATTACCTGTCCTGAAGGGAAGGGGGCCCTCGCACGCGAGGGCCCCTTTGGTTCCACCTCGGACTGACCGAGCTGCGCTCGCTCATCGGCTAGTTAGAGACTGGTATCAGGATCGAATTGCGGCCTGGATTTGGTCCAGGTGCCCGGTGGGATGCTCTCTCATGCGGCTGCCCACCGTGTGTTTGGTGTGGCTCTCTAATTGGCTTGCCTCCCATCGGGTGCCGTGCCGGGAGTGGCTCGAAAGGTGGTTTGCCCGCGGCTCGAACTAGCGGTGCCATTATGGAGCGTTAGCATGTGAACCCATCCGCCCGCGGAGTCCTGCCGAGAATCTGACGCGGGACAGAGGCGGCCACTAACCGGAAAGGGCGCCGACCAAGTGGGTGAATCGGGTGGTGTTGATATTGCCGCCGGAGATTACGATGCCGACGCGGGCGTCGGGGAGTGAGATCTGGTCTGCCAGTAGGGCGGCGACTCCGGCGGCGCCGGTTGGTTCGGCGACGATTTTCATGGTGTCGAAGAGGAAGGACATGGCTGTTGTCAGTTGGTCGTCGGTGACCAGTGCGATTTGATCCACCAGTCTGCGGTTGACGGCGAAGGTGAGTTCGCCCGGAGTTTCGTTGGCCTGCGCGTCGGCGATGGTGTGGGGCACCGGAATTCGGATCCGGTGGCCGGCTTCCAGCGAACGCTTGGTGTCGTCGCCGTCGACGGGTTCGACGCCGATGATGCGGGCGCCTGGGGACAGCGCGGTGACGGCGGTGGCGCATCCGGCCATCAGCCCGCCACCGCCGATGGGCGTGAGGAAGGCGTCCAGCGGTCCGGTCTCTTCGATGAGTTCGAGCGCCGCGGTGCCCTG
This region includes:
- a CDS encoding threo-3-hydroxy-L-aspartate ammonia-lyase, translating into MADDFTIDDVRAAAGRLAGVVHRTPVLTSRVLNKRVGAEVFLKCENFQRVGAFKFRGAYNAISQLTAEQLARGVVAWSSGNHAQAVALSARLLGTSAVIVMPADAPASKLAATKEYGAEIVTYDRYTEDRTAIGEALAAEHGRTPIPPFDHPQVMAGQGTAALELIEETGPLDAFLTPIGGGGLMAGCATAVTALSPGARIIGVEPVDGDDTKRSLEAGHRIRIPVPHTIADAQANETPGELTFAVNRRLVDQIALVTDDQLTTAMSFLFDTMKIVAEPTGAAGVAALLADQISLPDARVGIVISGGNINTTRFTHLVGALSG